Part of the Maridesulfovibrio sp. genome, CTCTGCAAGCAGCTTCGATTCGCCTTCATGCCACTGAATAAGATCCTCAATTCTGCCTAAAGTTTGGCCGGCATACTTTTCAACACTGTCGGAGAAATATTTCTGAGCTCCTTCTCTATCCCCGCGCGCTAGATATGAATTAAGGACTTTAACCGTATCGTGCAGCTGCGTATGCGGTTCGTATATCTTTTCCAGAAGAGACCCGAATTCAGAATGCTCCCTGCCCATCTCCTTTACCCTTGCGGAGTAAAGCCATTTACCCAATCCACACTTGTGGGGATCACCCTGAACAGTTATGGCCTTGGACCCAGGAGTCATGAGCTGGTTCAAGACAGCAACCATCCAGTTAAGGTGATCGACTTTCTTTTCCCTTAAAAAGCTGCCCATGGACGGATCTACATTCTCATACTTTTCTTCAATCGCAATGGCTGATTTATGCAGCTTGTTGTGATGCTCTTCGATCTTAGCCAGCAAGGGCTTGATTTCAGGAACCAAATTCTCCGCTCTCTTGCGATCTTCACTGTAGTACCATTTACCGAAACCGCACTTATGGGGATCAGCCTGAACATCAATTTCGTGAACATCCTTATCTGTCAGCAACCGGTTCACTTCATTGGCCCAGTTCAGATGATCGACAATCTTCTGAACGAAATCCCCCCGAAGCTTATTACCAGCAATAACCTCTTCTGCATTCCCCACAATTGTTCCGATCCCGGATATGGACCACCCTCCGAGCAGAACCAGCAACAACAATACAGCCCCAAAGCCTATAGCAAATTTATAGGCTAATCTTAAATTCTTCCAGTTCATAGTACACTCTCCTCTAAAGCACCATAAAGCACACACCCCGTCGTGAATACTTACCCCCCATATTCTCACAATCTAACACATTGAACTATCTAAAGGAATACAAAAAAATATATTTTCCGTCATTCTACCCCCTTGAACCAAGGCTTTACTTGACTATTTTACCTCTCAGTTGTACTGGTAGGACCAGTAGACAGTAAGATGTCAGACCAATGAAAAGGAATGCCTGTCTCCACGACATAAGAGACTAGAATTATTATATGTGCGCAAAAATGTTTAAACCCATCAAGAAAGTCAGAGTTTCAGAAACAGCAGCCAATCAACTGGAAGAGCTGATTCAGAACAAGACTTTTGCCGAAGGCGAGCCCCTCCCTTCCGAGCGTCAGCTCATGAAGGAACTGCAGGTAGGCCGGGGATCTATCCGCGAAGCACTTAGAATTCTGGAGATTAAGGGATTCATCGAAACGCAGCCCGGAATCGGAGCTTTTGTGAAGAGCTACGAAGGGGATATTTTCAGCCCCCTCTCCACTTGGCTGACTGACAATTACGAAGCTCTGCGCCACTTTTTTGAAGTACGCTCTCTGCTGGAACCCAGCACGGCCCGCATGGCTTCAGAACGAATTTCCGACGAAGACTTTGAGGAGCTTTTAAAGACCCACGAGGAATTCAAGAAAACAGTTGAAGAAGAGGACCTGCCCCGCGCGATTATGGTTGATGCGGAATTTCACCGTTTAATCGGCAAAGCCACGGGCAACAAGGTACTCTCATCCATTATGGATGCCCTGTACAAATCAATGATTGAAGGCTGGAAAGCTCCCCTGAAAATTCCGGGACAGCCCAATAAGAGCTTGAAAGAACACGAAGAGATTTTGGCCGCAATCAAGAACCGAGATGGCGAACTGGCCGCGCAGCTCATGACTTCGCATTTACGCGAAGCCCTGAAAGCACTGGGTGATGCCGGTTTGAATAAATAGGCAATGCGCGGCTAGCGGGCATTCTCTGCCGGAAGGTGTTGCAACCCTGCATGCGGCAAGGTTGCATATGGCGGAGACACGCATTGCCTTTTGAAAAAACGGAACTGAGGAATAACATTATGATGACCAACGAACAGGAACATCTCCGGCAGATATTCGCCGAAGCACTGGACCGCGTTGATCCATATAAAATCATCACCAACAGGGTTTCCCTTGAAAAGGAGATTCTGACTGTCGCCATGGACGAGGGTGATGTAGTTGTTGATCTTCAGGAATTTGAGCGCATTGTTGTTATCGGTGCCGGTAAGGCTACCGCTAAAATGGCCCTTGCCATTGAAAAAATTTTAGGTTCACGCATTGAATCCGGCCTGATCTCAGTTAAATACGGGCACACCGAAGAACTCAAATTTATCAGAACCATTGAAGCAGCCCACCCGGTTCCGGACGACAACAGTGTCCGCGCAGCCCGTGAAATCGAAGAACTGGCCTGCTCCACCACCGACAAAACACTGGTTATCAACCTTGTTTCCGGTGGCGGTTCCGCCCTGCTCTCCAGTCCCATGCATGCCGAAGTGGACGGGGAGAAAATCGAAGTAACCCTTGAGGACAAGCAGAATACCACCAAGGCCCTGCTGGCCTGCGGTGCAGATATCAGCGAGATCAACTGCATCCGCAAACATCTTTCATCCCTCAAGGGAGGACGGCTTTTGCGCTGCCTGCGTCCGGCCCGCAGTTTGAACTTCATTCTTTCTGATGTTGTCGGAGATAATCTCGACACCATAGCTTCCGGCCTGACCAGCTATGACCGCAGTACTTATTGTGATGCCATGTCCATCATTGATAATTACGAACTGCGCGATAAAATCCCGGCCAACGTTGTCAAAGCACTTGAGCTGGGCAACACAGGCAAGCTGCTTGAAACCTTGAAAAAGGATGAATTCAGTAAAATCAGGGCCGAAAACATTCTCATCGGTACCAACCGCATTGCTTTGCTCGGTGCGCGCGATAAAGCCGAGGAACTTGGTTACAATGTTCGTATGCTGACTTCCCGTTTACAGGGAGAGGCTGCAAATGCTGCAGATATGCTCTGGGCTGTGGCTCAGGATGAACGTGAATGGGAACTGCTGGAAAAGAAACCGGCCTGCATAATCGTGGGCGGTGAAACAGTGGTTACCCTGAAAGGGAACGGCAAGGGCGGCCGTAATCAGGAAATGGCCCTACAATTTCTTATGCGGCTGGGACAGGATGAGCGTAACGGTGAATCCATTCACTTCCTCGCCGCGTCAACTGACGGCAACGACGGTCCCACTGATGCGGCCGGCGGTTTTGCCGACTCAGCGGTTCTGGAAAAAGCCCGTGAAAAGGGACTCTCCATTGCCGAATATTTAAAAAACAACGACTCCTACCACTTCCTTCAAATGGTAGGAGCCTTGTTCAAAACAGGCCCCACCAACACTAACGTCTGCGACGTCCAATTGCTGATCGTTAAGTAGTTGGCGGGATTCCGCTGAAAAGAAGGCCACTTCCATTCTTCCACTTCCCCAGGGAGTGGTCTTCTTTCCAACATAGGAGCAAGCACTTCCTTTAGCTTCCATTTAACCGGAGTGCAACCTATTCTATTTATTATAATCAGTACTCACTCTCTTTTTTTGCACATATCTCGCCCCCACACCAACAGCGATAGCCTAAAAATGTTTTCAAAGATTATCTCCCCTACTCAGGCTGAACTATGCTAATATCAATAGTGCTTATTGATAAGCTACGTCTTATGGAGGGGTATCATGAATGTTCTCAGCAACATGCGCATTAGTGTCCGAATAGGGATGCTTGCCGCTATTTTAATTCTGATGATGGTCTTATCCGCAGTTTTAGGTTTAAAGCTGACCTCAAACTCAAACAACGGGCTAAGGACCGTTTACCTTGACCGAATTATTCCACTTAAACAACTTAAAATCATTTCCGATGAATACGCAGTTAACATTGTAGACACATCACACAAAGTCCGCAGTACTGCTTTGAGCTGGAGTCAAGGAATAGAAAATATTGATACCGCTCAAGAGCATATCAAAAATGAACTAGAAGCATACCTTGCCACTGAGCTGGTCACAGATGAAGAAAGACTGGTCGAAGAGCTAAAACCCAAATTGGAGCGGGCCGATGAATCCGTAGCCAAACTGCGCTCAATTTTACAATCAAACAATGAGCAGGGCCTTATCAGCTACATCCAGCAAGAGCTGTATCCGGTCATCGACCCGGTAACCGAAGTCATTGCAAAGCTCATTGATGTACAGCTCGTCGTTGCCGAAAACGTATACCGTCAGGCTGAATCAGATTACGCAGCAGGACAAAATACAATGATTGCGATAATCTTCGCTGCAATCGTTATCTCTGTTGTAGTTACCATCCTGATTGGCCGTTCCATTATGTCTCAGCTGGGCGGAGAACCGCGGGCAATTCAACACATTGCCACCAGAATTGCTGCCGGAGATCTTGATGCAGCGAAAGAAATTATCAGAGATAAGGCTCAGGGCGTCAGTCTCGCCATGCTGGGAATCAATGACAGCCTGACTTCAATTTCAACGGAACTTGAAGAGACAGTGGGAAAAATCAAACTAGGCGATCTGCGTTTCAGGGCTGACAGCAGTACCCTCTCAGGATTCTTTGCCGGAATAATGAACAATGCCAATACCCTTGCCGACTCTCTTGTTGATTATCTTGACGATATTGCCAACCCCATCACCTGCATCAGTAAAGATCAGAAAGTTTTGTTCAGCAACAAAGCAGCACAATCTTCCGAACTCGTCCCTTCTGCCGAGAACAGGAAGGAATGCATTAATCAACTAAGCAAAAATACGCATGGTACCCACTTTGAAAAAATCCTAGGCGCTGAAAGCCTCATACGCTCTGCAAGCATTAACTCCGACACCACCGTATCATATACCGGTATCCCCATATCAGATAACAAGGGATCACTTACCGGAGTATTTGAAATCATTGTCGACCAGACAGATGTTATCGGTATGCAGCACAAAGTCGCAGCTCTTGCTGAGCAGGCTTCAACAATTTCTGAAAGATTGGCATCTTCATCGGAAATACTTAGTCAACAGGTTGATGAAGCCAGCCGGGGCGCTGCAATTCAGAGTGAACGAACCGCTGAAACTGCAACCGCCATGGAACAAATGAATGCCACGGTAGTAGAAGTTGCCCGTAATGCTGCCGAAGCGGCTGAAAATACAAACCTTGCCAGAACAAAAGCCGAAGATGGAGCAACCGTAGTGGGCAAGGTTATGGTTGCCATTGAAGATATCCAAAAGCAGGCTGAAGGTTTGCGTGTGGACACCATTGAAATGGGAAAACAGGCCGAAGGAATCAGCAGCATCATTGAAGTGATCAGTGATATCGCGGACCAGACCAACCTGCTGGCTCTCAATGCCGCCATTGAGGCTGCCCGTGCGGGAGAAGCCGGACGCGGGTTTGCAGTAGTTGCAGACGAGGTACGTAAACTCGCTGAAAAGACAATGACCGCAACCACGGAAGTGAACAACGCAATCACTGCCATTCAGACCTCAAGCCGCAAAAACATATCTTCCACTGAAGCTGCTGTAAAATCGGTTAACACAAGCACGGAACTAGCCGATAAGGCAGGAGAAGTCCTTAAAGAAATCGTAAACTACTCTGATGATTCTTCCGTGCGGGTGCAATCCATCGCTTCAGCATCCGAGGAGCAATCAGCTGCAGCGGAACAAA contains:
- a CDS encoding glycerate kinase, with the protein product MMTNEQEHLRQIFAEALDRVDPYKIITNRVSLEKEILTVAMDEGDVVVDLQEFERIVVIGAGKATAKMALAIEKILGSRIESGLISVKYGHTEELKFIRTIEAAHPVPDDNSVRAAREIEELACSTTDKTLVINLVSGGGSALLSSPMHAEVDGEKIEVTLEDKQNTTKALLACGADISEINCIRKHLSSLKGGRLLRCLRPARSLNFILSDVVGDNLDTIASGLTSYDRSTYCDAMSIIDNYELRDKIPANVVKALELGNTGKLLETLKKDEFSKIRAENILIGTNRIALLGARDKAEELGYNVRMLTSRLQGEAANAADMLWAVAQDEREWELLEKKPACIIVGGETVVTLKGNGKGGRNQEMALQFLMRLGQDERNGESIHFLAASTDGNDGPTDAAGGFADSAVLEKAREKGLSIAEYLKNNDSYHFLQMVGALFKTGPTNTNVCDVQLLIVK
- a CDS encoding FadR/GntR family transcriptional regulator; translation: MFKPIKKVRVSETAANQLEELIQNKTFAEGEPLPSERQLMKELQVGRGSIREALRILEIKGFIETQPGIGAFVKSYEGDIFSPLSTWLTDNYEALRHFFEVRSLLEPSTARMASERISDEDFEELLKTHEEFKKTVEEEDLPRAIMVDAEFHRLIGKATGNKVLSSIMDALYKSMIEGWKAPLKIPGQPNKSLKEHEEILAAIKNRDGELAAQLMTSHLREALKALGDAGLNK
- a CDS encoding methyl-accepting chemotaxis protein, whose amino-acid sequence is MNVLSNMRISVRIGMLAAILILMMVLSAVLGLKLTSNSNNGLRTVYLDRIIPLKQLKIISDEYAVNIVDTSHKVRSTALSWSQGIENIDTAQEHIKNELEAYLATELVTDEERLVEELKPKLERADESVAKLRSILQSNNEQGLISYIQQELYPVIDPVTEVIAKLIDVQLVVAENVYRQAESDYAAGQNTMIAIIFAAIVISVVVTILIGRSIMSQLGGEPRAIQHIATRIAAGDLDAAKEIIRDKAQGVSLAMLGINDSLTSISTELEETVGKIKLGDLRFRADSSTLSGFFAGIMNNANTLADSLVDYLDDIANPITCISKDQKVLFSNKAAQSSELVPSAENRKECINQLSKNTHGTHFEKILGAESLIRSASINSDTTVSYTGIPISDNKGSLTGVFEIIVDQTDVIGMQHKVAALAEQASTISERLASSSEILSQQVDEASRGAAIQSERTAETATAMEQMNATVVEVARNAAEAAENTNLARTKAEDGATVVGKVMVAIEDIQKQAEGLRVDTIEMGKQAEGISSIIEVISDIADQTNLLALNAAIEAARAGEAGRGFAVVADEVRKLAEKTMTATTEVNNAITAIQTSSRKNISSTEAAVKSVNTSTELADKAGEVLKEIVNYSDDSSVRVQSIASASEEQSAAAEQITRASEEVDRISQETSSSMRQAAQSVDEIADMTKELDKLIQAMAS